The following proteins are encoded in a genomic region of Cricetulus griseus strain 17A/GY chromosome 7, alternate assembly CriGri-PICRH-1.0, whole genome shotgun sequence:
- the Barhl2 gene encoding barH-like 2 homeobox protein: MTAMEGTSGSSFGIDTILSGAGSGSPGMMNGDFRPLGEARTTDFRSQATPSPCSEIDTVGTAPSSPISVTLEPPEPHLVTDGPQHHHHLHHGQQPPPPPAAGPAQSLQPSPQQQPPPQPQSAAQQLGSAASAPRTSTSSFLIKDILGDSKPLAACAPYSTSVSPHHTPKQESNAAHESFRPKLEQEDSKTKLDKREDSQSDIKCHGTKEEGDREITSSRESPPVRAKKPRKARTAFSDHQLNQLERSFERQKYLSVQDRMDLAAALNLTDTQVKTWYQNRRTKWKRQTAVGLELLAEAGNYSALQRMFPSPYFYHPSLLGSMDSTTAAAAAAAMYSSMYRTPPAPHPQLQRPLVPRVLIHGLGPGGQPALNPLSNPIPGTPHPR, encoded by the exons ATGACAGCAATGGAAGGGACCAGCGGGTCGAGTTTTGGAATAGACACGATTTTGTCCGGTGCTGGTTCCGGCAGCCCGGGCATGATGAACGGAGATTTCCGCCCTCTCGGTGAAGCTAGGACCACGGATTTTAGGAGCCAAGCCACCCCGTCACCCTGTTCGGAGATTGATACCGTGGGAACGGCGCCCTCTTCTCCGATCTCGGTCACCTTGGAGCCCCCCGAGCCGCATCTTGTGACAGACGGGCctcagcatcaccaccacctccaccacggCCAACAGCCGCCGCCACCGCCAGCCGCCGGCCCCGCACAAAGTTTGCAGCCTTCGCCCCAACAGCAACCGCCGCCGCAGCCACAGTCGGCAGCCCAACAGCTGGGGTCGGCCGCCTCAGCCCCCAGGACTTCCacctcttcatttttaattaaggACATCTTGGGGGACAGTAAACCTCTGGCGGCTTGTGCACCCTACAGCACCAGCGTCTCTCCTCATCACACGCCGAAGCAGGAGAGCAACGCGGCGCACGAGAGCTTCAGGCCaaagctggagcaggaggatAGCAAAACCAAGCTGGACAAGAGGGAAGACTCCCAAAGCGACATCAAATGCCACG GAACAAAGGAAGAAGGAGACCGGGAGATTACAAGTAGCCGAGAGAGTCCCCCTGTGAGAGCCAAGAAACCCCGAAAAGCCAGGACAGCTTTCTCGGACCATCAGCTGAACCAGCTGGAGCGTAGCTTCGAGCGGCAGAAGTACCTGAGTGTCCAGGACCGCATGGACCTGGCAGCTGCACTgaacctcactgacacccaagtcaAGACTTGGTACCAGAACCGCAG AACCAAATGGAAGCGGCAGACCGCAGTGGGCCTGGAGCTGCTGGCCGAAGCCGGGAACTACTCCGCTCTGCAGAGGATGTTTCCGTCGCCTTATTTCTACCACCCAAGCCTGCTGGGCAGCATGGACAGCACcacggcggcggcggcggccgcGGCCATGTACAGCAGTATGTACCGGACTCCTCCGGCACCCCACCCGCAGCTGCAGCGGCCTCTGGTGCCCCGCGTGCTTATCCACGGCCTGGGGCCTGGGGGACAGCCGGCCCTCAACCCTTTGTCCAATCCCATCCCAGGCACCCCGCATCCCCGGTGA